In Leptospira congkakensis, a single window of DNA contains:
- a CDS encoding NHL repeat-containing protein, whose translation MFQFVVNRFFAYTLVIVFCFFSCNKSELSNSCDSNSNEFLNSILLKFAIADFSPHCSVSTALSLSGSIVGLTTSGMVLRTSTGSELSVPPGATSFSIPLASGFGSKYTLSIAKQPETIACVIHKGSEGTVVLGITNVLIICHTTTAKRVYGQLGSFTSSNNSPTTENSLASPNYVIAEDSGVYITDSAATRVLYFSGSNTTASRVIGQLNFNQNISHVTSSNFAFPLGLAKDSSGLYIGDLNNLRVLYFEGTNNTASRVYGQVDFTTASPTSAAVNTITGPYGMAADNEGFYVVDNSNHRVLYFPNGSYSASRVYGQTSFIGNTSGCTATTLSSPEGVAVSSDGLYIADTGNHRVLFYPGTSTTATRVYGQPNFTSSLANNGGIGAGTLNAPRGVFAIGGDVWIADTTNNRVLLYSGTNTTASKVFGQSGNGSFTLSSFGLSATGLNFPQNISINGEGIFITDSINNRVIMY comes from the coding sequence ATGTTTCAATTTGTGGTGAATCGTTTTTTTGCTTATACACTTGTGATTGTTTTCTGTTTTTTTTCCTGTAACAAATCAGAATTATCCAATTCATGCGATTCGAATTCCAATGAATTTTTAAATTCAATCCTTTTAAAGTTTGCGATAGCTGACTTTTCTCCCCATTGTAGTGTATCGACGGCCTTGTCTCTAAGTGGTTCCATTGTAGGCCTTACCACGTCGGGAATGGTGCTTCGAACTAGTACCGGTTCCGAACTTTCCGTTCCGCCAGGCGCCACCAGTTTTTCCATTCCGCTCGCAAGTGGATTCGGTTCAAAATATACATTGTCCATTGCAAAACAACCAGAGACAATCGCCTGTGTCATACACAAAGGTTCAGAGGGAACCGTAGTACTAGGTATTACCAATGTCTTAATCATTTGTCATACAACAACCGCTAAGCGAGTTTATGGACAACTTGGATCTTTCACTTCATCCAATAATTCACCTACAACAGAAAACTCTTTGGCCTCTCCAAATTACGTCATTGCTGAAGATTCAGGCGTTTATATAACGGATTCTGCAGCCACACGTGTTTTATATTTTTCTGGATCAAATACCACTGCCTCCAGAGTGATCGGCCAATTAAACTTTAATCAAAATATTTCCCACGTTACAAGTTCCAACTTTGCATTTCCTTTAGGGCTTGCCAAAGACTCTTCTGGATTGTACATAGGTGACCTAAATAACCTCCGAGTTTTATACTTTGAAGGAACAAATAATACTGCGTCAAGGGTGTATGGCCAAGTCGATTTTACCACCGCCTCCCCAACTTCCGCAGCTGTTAATACCATTACGGGGCCATATGGAATGGCAGCTGACAACGAAGGGTTTTATGTAGTAGATAATTCAAATCACCGTGTACTTTATTTTCCCAATGGAAGTTATAGTGCCAGTCGAGTTTATGGCCAAACTAGTTTTATTGGAAACACTTCTGGATGTACAGCCACTACACTTAGCTCACCAGAAGGTGTTGCTGTGAGTTCTGATGGACTGTATATTGCTGATACAGGAAACCACCGAGTTTTATTTTATCCAGGTACAAGCACTACCGCCACTCGCGTGTATGGACAACCCAACTTTACCTCTAGTTTAGCAAATAATGGAGGTATTGGCGCCGGGACTTTGAATGCACCTAGGGGCGTATTTGCAATTGGTGGAGATGTTTGGATTGCTGACACGACCAATAATCGAGTTTTACTTTATTCAGGAACCAACACAACGGCATCAAAAGTTTTTGGACAATCGGGGAATGGCAGTTTTACGCTTAGCAGTTTCGGTTTATCAGCAACTGGTCTCAATTTTCCTCAAAATATATCCATTAATGGAGAAGGAATCTTTATTACAGATAGTATCAATAACCGTGTCATTATGTATTAA
- a CDS encoding methyl-accepting chemotaxis protein, with protein sequence MSAETNEISRFERTLFRKGISLIVYTKYGLSAVFLLGVAANVATKSFIPNFIGSLIFLLNGLVPGYFLRKGKEISRLWAFTIIFIDLLILVSFFYLDVYNNYAKGDASNTINAGIFYIIFVFIAIYSSFLFESKLVMTVGIISTCLYLGGIYLSAKLGAALVAKANPEMLRANNIIIATEVQKVIFFFGVIFSLRFVVALIKEMQSDLKLKLKDTLEKQVFISNKSSQMEKSAITLAASVDTLQSMSDELHNQSQNQAASVEEISASVEELSSSAVSSANLVEDQVARVKIVDQDFLSLQNISESVKSKTTQIAKDVSISADFSKKVKLSSEELNTIYSDLNNAFSKVEEINQMMSEIADQTNLLALNASIEAARAGEHGRGFAVVAQEVAKLADRSQSNAGTIAKIVKEAGLKINEGTRFSKEVKTQVESQNEELLRIESEILSLEGHVTEQENLNTKLRVTFSELHVLSEQIGVIAQEQMSGSKEINHAITVIDETTQKLADSVQLLYEEINEIHSQSKQLTST encoded by the coding sequence ATGTCCGCAGAAACAAACGAAATCAGTCGATTTGAAAGAACTCTCTTTCGTAAAGGTATTTCACTAATTGTGTACACAAAGTACGGATTGAGTGCTGTTTTCCTTTTGGGAGTGGCTGCCAATGTAGCAACAAAAAGTTTTATACCCAATTTCATAGGATCCCTAATCTTTTTACTCAACGGGCTTGTTCCTGGTTATTTTTTAAGGAAAGGAAAAGAAATTTCTCGGCTTTGGGCTTTCACCATTATTTTTATCGATTTGTTAATTCTAGTTAGTTTTTTCTATTTAGACGTTTATAATAATTATGCAAAAGGTGATGCAAGTAATACCATTAACGCTGGTATTTTTTACATCATTTTTGTTTTTATTGCCATCTATTCTAGTTTTTTATTCGAATCAAAACTTGTGATGACTGTGGGAATCATTTCCACCTGTTTGTATTTAGGTGGAATTTATTTATCAGCCAAACTTGGTGCAGCCCTCGTTGCCAAAGCCAATCCAGAAATGTTACGAGCCAACAATATCATTATCGCAACGGAAGTACAAAAGGTTATTTTTTTCTTTGGTGTCATCTTTAGTTTACGATTTGTGGTAGCCCTTATCAAAGAGATGCAATCAGACTTAAAATTAAAACTGAAAGACACGTTAGAGAAACAAGTTTTTATTTCTAACAAATCTAGCCAAATGGAAAAGTCTGCAATTACTCTTGCGGCGTCTGTTGATACCTTACAATCAATGTCGGATGAACTACACAACCAGTCGCAGAACCAAGCCGCATCCGTAGAAGAAATATCTGCATCGGTAGAAGAGCTCTCCTCTTCTGCAGTGAGTTCCGCAAACTTAGTAGAAGACCAAGTAGCAAGAGTCAAAATTGTTGACCAAGATTTTTTATCGCTTCAGAATATAAGTGAAAGTGTAAAATCAAAAACAACTCAAATTGCAAAAGACGTAAGTATCTCTGCTGATTTTAGCAAAAAAGTTAAACTATCTTCGGAAGAACTCAATACGATCTATTCTGACTTAAACAATGCATTTTCCAAAGTAGAAGAAATCAACCAAATGATGTCAGAGATTGCGGACCAGACCAACTTACTAGCATTAAATGCTTCTATCGAAGCCGCTCGGGCAGGAGAACATGGAAGAGGATTTGCAGTAGTCGCCCAGGAAGTTGCAAAACTTGCCGACCGTTCTCAGTCCAATGCGGGGACCATTGCCAAAATTGTAAAAGAAGCAGGTCTTAAAATCAATGAAGGCACCAGGTTTTCCAAAGAAGTAAAAACCCAAGTAGAAAGCCAAAATGAGGAATTACTTCGTATCGAAAGCGAAATTTTGAGTTTAGAAGGACATGTCACCGAACAAGAAAATCTGAACACCAAACTGAGAGTTACCTTTTCCGAACTCCATGTTTTGTCAGAACAAATTGGAGTGATTGCCCAAGAACAAATGTCTGGTAGCAAAGAGATCAACCATGCGATCACGGTCATTGATGAAACCACGCAAAAATTGGCAGATTCCGTCCAACTCCTTTATGAAGAAATCAATGAGATTCACTCGCAATCCAAACAACTAACTTCCACATAA
- a CDS encoding diguanylate cyclase produces MLKSKQTRLPGQRIEDTIMAILEEDPCHEELLLQKIKDAQIHHLEDSQICSAILKVLTSLEISENDSVITWQEIIDNKNKLTNCMGREVGIRIATLDYFTNINKKIRNPKIIEMKLFADTEKLILVDELTRLYNRRHFETALVREFKQSTRYNQNLTLLIIDIDDFKKINDTYGHTTGDEILSKVAKQITSCLRTEDTACRIGGEEFAVIFPQTNEEQALIASEKLLEACRTIQLSGRSVTLSGGIVSYPEKVKNCDEMYDLADRALYTAKQSGKNQIVAYSNEKRSSLRFDANLELLFILPDKTLKTVSKNISVTGIAFDTEDDINLNESFDVKLRESESNQEIDAKIKVIRKEEIGIHRFHMGAEFLELSPENQTRLTDLYALHRYKSKIPLVII; encoded by the coding sequence ATGTTGAAATCTAAACAAACCAGGCTACCCGGCCAACGAATCGAAGATACCATCATGGCAATTTTGGAAGAGGATCCCTGTCATGAAGAACTTTTACTCCAAAAGATCAAAGATGCACAAATCCATCATCTAGAGGACTCTCAAATTTGTTCTGCTATATTAAAAGTCCTTACATCTTTAGAAATTTCTGAGAATGATTCAGTCATAACTTGGCAAGAAATTATAGATAACAAAAATAAACTCACAAATTGTATGGGCCGCGAAGTCGGCATTCGAATCGCAACTTTAGATTATTTTACAAACATCAACAAAAAAATCAGAAATCCAAAAATCATCGAAATGAAACTGTTCGCTGATACCGAAAAACTAATCTTAGTTGATGAACTTACAAGATTATACAACCGAAGACATTTTGAAACCGCACTTGTACGTGAATTTAAACAATCTACAAGATACAATCAAAACCTAACATTGCTGATTATCGATATTGATGATTTTAAAAAAATCAATGATACTTACGGTCACACTACTGGTGACGAAATTCTTTCCAAGGTTGCAAAACAAATCACTTCTTGTTTACGAACAGAAGACACTGCCTGTCGTATTGGTGGTGAAGAATTTGCTGTTATCTTTCCACAAACAAATGAAGAACAAGCTCTCATCGCTTCTGAAAAACTATTAGAAGCCTGTCGTACCATCCAACTTAGCGGAAGGTCTGTCACTTTGAGTGGGGGAATTGTATCCTACCCTGAAAAAGTTAAAAATTGTGACGAAATGTACGATTTAGCTGACCGTGCTTTATACACCGCAAAACAATCTGGAAAAAATCAAATCGTAGCTTATTCCAATGAAAAAAGAAGTAGTTTGCGTTTTGATGCCAATTTAGAATTACTTTTTATTCTTCCCGACAAAACTCTTAAAACAGTTTCTAAAAACATTTCTGTGACTGGAATTGCCTTTGATACAGAAGACGATATCAATTTAAACGAATCCTTTGATGTCAAACTTCGAGAATCGGAATCAAACCAAGAAATTGATGCCAAAATCAAAGTGATTCGAAAAGAAGAAATAGGAATCCACAGGTTTCATATGGGAGCCGAGTTTTTAGAACTTTCACCCGAAAACCAAACCAGGCTAACGGATTTGTATGCTCTACACCGATACAAATCAAAAATCCCTTTAGTAATCATCTGA
- the msrA gene encoding peptide-methionine (S)-S-oxide reductase MsrA codes for MDMALNNKFTIPKFLSLAVLFFLSIFFSFQCHLFNKDTTVQKVLIQPKVGQKIAAFAEGCFWCSEHIFESVPGVIDVISGYAGGHTENPTYDLVNTETTGHAETVLVYYDPSKIDYAELCRIFFLSHDPTTLNRQGPDEGSSYRSILFYGTEEELEIAKKIQEEIKEKQIWKNSIVTEYQKLKEFYKAEGYHQNFIQNNPNQSYVRAVSIPRYNEFQSRYELYKKTGK; via the coding sequence ATGGATATGGCTCTAAATAATAAATTTACCATTCCTAAATTTTTATCCTTGGCAGTTTTATTTTTCCTCTCGATTTTTTTCTCCTTCCAATGCCATTTGTTTAACAAAGACACAACCGTTCAAAAAGTTCTCATCCAACCAAAAGTGGGTCAAAAAATTGCCGCCTTTGCCGAAGGTTGTTTTTGGTGTTCGGAACATATCTTTGAATCGGTTCCTGGAGTGATCGATGTAATTTCTGGATACGCAGGAGGGCATACGGAAAATCCCACTTATGATTTGGTAAACACGGAAACTACAGGCCATGCTGAAACAGTTTTAGTATATTACGACCCATCTAAGATAGATTATGCGGAACTTTGTAGGATTTTTTTTCTTTCCCATGACCCAACTACTCTCAACAGGCAAGGACCAGATGAAGGATCTTCTTACCGATCTATTTTATTTTATGGAACCGAAGAAGAACTAGAAATTGCCAAAAAAATCCAAGAAGAAATCAAAGAAAAACAAATTTGGAAAAACTCGATTGTTACAGAATACCAAAAATTAAAAGAATTTTATAAAGCAGAAGGATACCACCAAAACTTCATTCAAAACAATCCCAACCAATCTTATGTTCGAGCCGTTTCCATTCCGAGATATAACGAATTTCAATCTCGCTATGAACTCTATAAAAAAACAGGAAAGTAA
- a CDS encoding HDOD domain-containing protein: MASPKAVTLEYKQDLGLHSNIDDINHPILENAPFHFKFFQITDEVENTLYQILDRFLLQLDLIIVRDSVLAAVKETVTNAIKANAKRVFFKNRASNIENEVEYAAEIAEFKRTYLENRDMIEESLQKNNFGVFVSFIHNKSLMRIRIMNNVQLTTAESARIKERIDKAKTYNDLADAFMDMSSEQEGAGLGLIMTLMMLRNDGLGDSAFKFESGENKTVFMIDIPSKVSKENLQLEKIDSIVSQIDNLPTFPKAIKDIQDAIDKPNSSIGTIAEMIKKDIALSANILKLSNSAAFRRGGRVESLDRAIQLIGLKELQTLLYSLGTKQMLEDKFPAFTAIWEKSNESAFYCKAIGQKMGMNKSDLSNLIAASLLHDIGEILLLSFDKQHMSQIKTYSNSREIASTISMEESAIGITHSKLGSMVGEKWNFPILYTKAMEFHHRPLLVDDVYSDIVFPIYLSDMMISINAKEAKSSEIPEEILKKCKFQSKSEFDSIRTKMREQFLSY, from the coding sequence ATGGCTAGTCCAAAGGCAGTCACATTAGAATACAAACAAGACTTAGGTCTTCATTCTAACATTGATGATATCAATCATCCTATTTTAGAAAATGCACCCTTCCATTTTAAGTTTTTTCAAATTACGGATGAAGTAGAAAATACACTATACCAAATTCTAGATAGATTCTTATTGCAACTTGATCTAATCATTGTTAGGGATTCTGTTCTTGCAGCTGTGAAAGAAACAGTAACCAATGCAATCAAAGCAAATGCCAAACGAGTTTTTTTTAAAAACCGAGCTAGTAATATTGAAAATGAAGTTGAATACGCTGCAGAGATTGCAGAATTCAAAAGAACATATTTAGAAAATAGAGATATGATTGAAGAATCACTTCAAAAAAATAATTTTGGGGTTTTTGTTTCCTTCATTCACAATAAAAGTTTAATGCGCATTCGAATCATGAATAATGTGCAACTTACAACTGCAGAATCTGCCAGAATCAAAGAAAGAATTGATAAAGCAAAAACTTATAACGATTTAGCCGATGCATTTATGGATATGTCGAGTGAACAAGAAGGTGCAGGCCTTGGCTTGATTATGACACTCATGATGTTACGTAACGATGGATTGGGGGATTCTGCTTTTAAATTTGAATCGGGCGAAAACAAAACTGTTTTTATGATAGATATTCCTTCTAAAGTTTCTAAAGAAAACTTACAGTTAGAAAAAATAGATTCTATCGTTTCCCAAATTGATAATTTGCCAACATTTCCTAAGGCCATCAAAGACATTCAAGATGCCATCGATAAACCAAACTCCAGTATCGGAACCATTGCAGAGATGATCAAAAAGGATATTGCATTGTCTGCCAATATTCTCAAATTGTCTAATTCCGCTGCGTTTAGGAGAGGGGGTAGGGTAGAAAGTTTAGATCGTGCCATCCAACTCATCGGTTTGAAGGAATTACAAACTTTATTATATAGTTTGGGAACCAAACAAATGTTGGAAGATAAGTTCCCCGCGTTTACGGCGATATGGGAAAAATCAAATGAGTCCGCTTTTTATTGTAAAGCCATAGGCCAAAAAATGGGAATGAACAAATCGGATCTTAGTAATCTGATTGCTGCGTCTCTTTTACATGATATTGGTGAAATTTTACTATTATCTTTTGACAAACAACATATGTCACAAATCAAAACTTATTCCAATTCTAGAGAAATTGCCTCTACGATCAGTATGGAAGAGTCGGCTATTGGTATCACACATTCAAAGTTAGGTTCTATGGTTGGAGAAAAATGGAATTTCCCAATTCTTTATACGAAAGCAATGGAATTTCATCATAGGCCACTTCTTGTTGACGATGTATATTCTGATATTGTTTTCCCAATTTATCTGAGTGATATGATGATTTCCATTAATGCCAAAGAAGCAAAATCATCCGAGATTCCAGAAGAAATACTAAAAAAATGTAAATTCCAAAGTAAGTCCGAATTTGATTCAATTCGAACAAAAATGAGAGAACAATTTTTATCTTATTAA
- a CDS encoding trimeric intracellular cation channel family protein — MDFSFYYYIGLSGIMVFTMSGALAALEHKDHHHDLFSVFFTGFITAIGGGTLRDITLGNYPVSWVRDENILWAIFVGFLLVILLPRVLSKLRDELFLFDTLGIGIYTVLGTRIALDHGVNYFASALLGMISAIFGGVIRDTLMNEVPFIFRKEIYATACLVGSVLYILLNVWNVNDNANLIISATVVVGIRVVAVRYNLGLPKIKIFD, encoded by the coding sequence GTGGATTTTAGTTTTTATTATTACATCGGGCTTTCTGGTATCATGGTTTTTACGATGTCTGGAGCTCTGGCGGCACTGGAACATAAAGACCATCACCATGACTTATTTAGCGTATTTTTCACGGGTTTCATCACCGCCATTGGGGGAGGAACCTTAAGAGACATTACCTTAGGCAATTACCCAGTTTCTTGGGTGCGTGATGAAAATATTCTTTGGGCCATCTTTGTTGGATTTTTACTCGTCATACTTTTACCGAGAGTACTAAGCAAACTTCGCGATGAATTGTTTTTATTTGATACCTTGGGCATTGGAATCTACACAGTGCTTGGAACAAGGATTGCTTTGGATCATGGAGTGAATTATTTTGCTTCTGCGCTTCTCGGAATGATCTCTGCCATTTTTGGTGGAGTGATTCGAGATACCTTAATGAACGAAGTGCCATTTATCTTTAGAAAAGAAATATACGCTACTGCTTGTTTGGTGGGATCTGTCTTATATATTCTGTTAAATGTTTGGAATGTAAATGATAATGCGAATCTAATTATCTCTGCAACTGTTGTTGTTGGAATTCGTGTAGTGGCAGTGCGATACAACTTAGGTTTACCTAAGATTAAAATCTTTGATTAA
- a CDS encoding SMP-30/gluconolactonase/LRE family protein, with protein sequence MKHFLIYISVFSLFFSCRTFDPVSYEPPIKPESVGIYAPNTELQKSILLAIGKVKGLESLDVDADGNIYGGDKDGRIIRITLKGEIKAIANTSGRPLGIQFDKQGNLIIADAYRGLLSLDKLGKITVLVSEYKGRPFKFTDDLDISQDGKIYFSDASIYEQKEYLYDLLEARPYGRVFVYDPKTKVTELLADDLYFANGIALSKNEDYLLVNETYRYKITKLWLKGSKKGQKETVIENLPGFPDNITRNESGEFWVALFTVRNDRMDNMHPSPVVKRMISFLPKFLWPKAEPYGYALKIDGNGKVLMTLQDPGGEHLKEVTSVLEKKRQLYIGSLYNDRVGIYILP encoded by the coding sequence ATGAAACACTTCTTAATTTATATTTCTGTTTTTTCTTTGTTTTTTTCCTGTCGAACATTTGATCCAGTTTCTTATGAACCACCCATCAAACCGGAGTCAGTTGGGATATATGCACCCAATACCGAATTACAAAAATCCATTTTACTTGCTATTGGAAAGGTAAAAGGATTGGAGTCATTGGATGTAGATGCCGATGGAAATATTTACGGTGGGGATAAGGATGGGCGTATCATTCGTATCACTCTCAAAGGGGAAATCAAAGCCATCGCCAACACTTCAGGCCGGCCTTTGGGAATTCAATTTGACAAACAAGGCAATCTTATCATCGCCGATGCTTATCGTGGATTGTTGTCTTTAGATAAATTAGGAAAAATTACAGTTCTTGTTTCGGAATATAAGGGTCGTCCATTTAAATTTACAGATGATTTAGATATTTCTCAGGATGGAAAAATTTATTTTTCTGATGCATCCATATATGAACAAAAAGAATATCTTTATGATCTTTTAGAAGCAAGACCTTATGGAAGAGTTTTTGTATACGATCCAAAAACCAAAGTAACAGAACTTCTTGCGGACGATTTGTATTTTGCTAATGGAATTGCATTGTCCAAAAATGAGGATTATCTACTTGTCAATGAAACGTATCGATATAAGATCACAAAACTTTGGTTAAAAGGTTCTAAGAAGGGCCAAAAAGAAACAGTGATTGAAAATCTTCCTGGGTTTCCGGACAATATCACTCGTAATGAAAGTGGAGAGTTTTGGGTTGCACTTTTTACAGTGAGAAATGACAGGATGGACAATATGCATCCTTCTCCCGTAGTCAAACGAATGATTTCCTTTTTACCCAAATTCCTTTGGCCTAAGGCTGAACCTTATGGTTACGCACTTAAAATAGATGGTAATGGAAAGGTTCTTATGACTTTACAAGATCCTGGTGGAGAACATTTAAAAGAAGTCACGAGTGTTTTGGAAAAGAAAAGACAATTGTACATTGGAAGTTTGTACAATGATCGTGTAGGAATTTACATACTACCTTAA
- a CDS encoding acetyltransferase, with amino-acid sequence MGLIIAYILFLLNLLSIIPTMYPLYIWKLVTTGSARRFGDRLLLKVGEAWIENNYRISRMLYGVQFEVIGDAYKDLKQDGRYMIICNHQSWSDIYIIQSVLNRKIPLIRFFIKDSLKYVPILGHAWLALDFPFVKRSTKEQLKKNPELATKDLENVKNVCAKFAGMPFSILNFLEGHRRTPERVQKLLKKNPYKHLLRPHSGGISVVSTTLKNSLDAFIDLTIVYPTENPSFLELMQGKIRKLKVFVDVIPASLVPVEENEQFAPMSKKMKRWVDERWALKDVLIEKEKQPK; translated from the coding sequence TTGGGTTTAATCATTGCTTATATTTTATTTCTTTTGAATTTATTGTCGATCATACCAACGATGTACCCTCTTTATATTTGGAAGTTGGTAACAACTGGTTCGGCGAGAAGATTTGGCGACAGACTTCTATTGAAAGTGGGAGAGGCCTGGATCGAAAATAACTACCGAATTTCCAGAATGTTATATGGTGTCCAGTTTGAAGTGATTGGAGATGCTTATAAAGATTTAAAACAAGACGGTCGTTATATGATCATTTGTAACCACCAATCTTGGTCTGATATTTATATCATTCAGTCGGTTTTAAATCGTAAAATTCCACTCATTCGTTTTTTTATCAAAGATTCATTAAAATATGTTCCTATCCTTGGACATGCTTGGCTTGCCCTTGACTTCCCTTTTGTAAAAAGAAGTACGAAAGAACAGTTGAAAAAAAATCCAGAACTTGCTACCAAAGATTTAGAAAATGTAAAAAACGTTTGTGCAAAATTTGCCGGGATGCCTTTTTCCATTTTGAATTTTCTTGAAGGCCACCGTAGGACCCCAGAGCGGGTTCAAAAATTACTAAAAAAGAATCCTTACAAACATTTGCTCCGGCCTCATAGTGGTGGGATCTCCGTTGTGTCCACAACGCTAAAGAATTCGCTTGATGCTTTTATCGATTTAACGATAGTTTATCCTACGGAAAACCCGAGTTTTTTGGAGTTGATGCAAGGTAAAATTCGCAAACTAAAAGTTTTTGTGGATGTCATTCCTGCATCGTTGGTGCCAGTTGAGGAAAACGAACAGTTTGCACCTATGTCTAAAAAAATGAAACGATGGGTGGATGAACGATGGGCTTTAAAAGATGTTTTGATCGAAAAGGAGAAACAACCAAAATGA
- a CDS encoding PP2C family protein-serine/threonine phosphatase: protein MGAEEKPTADLSFLKKEMKRVLFGKGSLIIQQYSLGDSFYFIESGTVEVWKYLDESKEEILVIGDLVSGDYFGEIALIDSAPRTVNISAKEDSVLYELTREDFHRLIQTSPDMTLTLLKLLTARIRNAEQRENQVLIQKNKELRLQNETLEEMVKERTAKLTQSLKIIQEDLETAKTIQRNILPLGLRYVAHLDFGSRFEPMAEVGGDIFDVIRLEKNKIRLFLADAIGHGVQAALITMAIKAEYDHIKHNTPNPADVLYALNQIFMDRYGKKSNQFTAVIVDLNMEESQLTYSSAGHNEPYVVTKDKIIPLTESGVMLGLEKDVEYSNHSMAFGLGDRLFMISDGYLEQENEEGILLGETKLLSSFASAKSLDLNLADTINLLMDDFHSFRGKASMMDDVTILGIGTTY, encoded by the coding sequence ATGGGAGCCGAGGAGAAACCAACTGCGGATTTAAGTTTCTTAAAAAAAGAAATGAAACGCGTTCTTTTTGGAAAAGGTTCCCTAATCATCCAACAATATTCGTTAGGTGATTCTTTTTATTTTATCGAATCGGGAACAGTCGAAGTTTGGAAGTATTTGGATGAAAGTAAAGAAGAAATACTTGTTATTGGTGACTTAGTATCTGGCGATTATTTCGGAGAAATTGCACTGATTGATTCCGCTCCTCGCACCGTAAATATCTCTGCAAAAGAAGATTCTGTTCTTTATGAACTCACAAGGGAAGATTTTCACCGTTTGATTCAAACGAGTCCAGATATGACCTTAACACTTTTGAAATTGTTAACTGCTAGAATTCGGAACGCAGAACAAAGAGAAAACCAAGTTCTCATCCAAAAGAACAAAGAACTTCGCCTTCAAAACGAAACTTTAGAAGAGATGGTAAAAGAAAGAACAGCGAAGTTAACACAATCTTTGAAAATCATCCAAGAAGATTTAGAAACTGCGAAAACCATTCAGAGAAATATTTTGCCTCTAGGTCTTAGGTACGTAGCTCATTTAGATTTCGGATCACGATTTGAACCTATGGCGGAAGTAGGTGGGGATATATTTGATGTGATTCGATTGGAAAAAAACAAAATCAGATTGTTTTTGGCCGATGCCATTGGTCATGGTGTGCAGGCTGCACTCATCACTATGGCCATCAAAGCAGAATATGATCATATCAAACACAACACCCCAAACCCTGCTGATGTTCTCTATGCATTGAATCAAATTTTTATGGATCGGTACGGTAAAAAATCCAACCAATTCACCGCCGTCATCGTTGATTTGAATATGGAAGAAAGCCAATTGACTTATTCATCAGCAGGTCATAATGAACCATATGTGGTAACAAAAGACAAAATCATTCCTCTTACAGAGTCGGGAGTGATGTTGGGGTTGGAAAAAGATGTCGAATATTCCAACCATTCGATGGCTTTTGGATTAGGAGATCGTTTGTTTATGATTTCGGATGGGTATTTGGAACAAGAAAATGAGGAAGGAATTCTCCTCGGAGAAACCAAATTACTTTCCAGTTTTGCATCAGCAAAGAGTTTGGATTTGAATCTAGCCGATACTATCAATTTGCTTATGGATGATTTTCATTCTTTTCGAGGGAAAGCCTCGATGATGGACGATGTTACGATTCTTGGAATCGGTACAACGTATTAA
- a CDS encoding cupin domain-containing protein: MGFKHQTNPIQIPVPGGKTISEHFGIPSTGNSDVSIAHMIAPSGWGEPFQTPNFDEWTLMVRGKKQIEVGDKIVILSAGESILIEKGTRVRYSNPFPDEAEYWSVCRPAFAIDLVNREEEF; the protein is encoded by the coding sequence ATGGGTTTTAAACACCAAACAAATCCAATCCAAATTCCCGTTCCTGGTGGAAAAACAATTTCCGAACATTTCGGAATTCCCTCTACGGGAAATTCTGATGTTTCGATTGCTCATATGATAGCACCTAGTGGTTGGGGTGAACCCTTTCAAACACCTAACTTTGATGAGTGGACTCTTATGGTTCGCGGCAAAAAACAAATCGAAGTGGGTGATAAAATTGTAATTCTTTCTGCCGGTGAATCCATTTTAATAGAAAAGGGGACTAGAGTTCGGTATTCTAATCCGTTTCCGGATGAAGCCGAATACTGGTCTGTTTGTAGACCTGCTTTTGCCATTGACTTGGTCAATCGGGAAGAAGAATTCTAA